From one Gallionella capsiferriformans ES-2 genomic stretch:
- a CDS encoding DUF411 domain-containing protein has product MRIFKLLAITLALTLAGIGAAQAATAVTLYKSPTCGCCEKYVDYLRENDFTVKAVNESDMSAVKKRYGMSHAASCHTALVNGYVIEGHVPVNAIRKLLNEKPAIVGISVPGMKMNSPGMGETKKGTLTVYAVPKDGKEPYVFSVE; this is encoded by the coding sequence ATGAGAATTTTTAAACTACTGGCAATCACTCTAGCACTCACCTTGGCAGGTATAGGTGCAGCGCAAGCCGCAACGGCAGTGACTCTTTACAAGAGTCCGACGTGCGGCTGCTGCGAGAAATACGTGGACTATCTGCGCGAGAACGATTTTACGGTGAAGGCGGTGAATGAGTCCGACATGAGTGCCGTCAAGAAGCGTTATGGCATGTCACATGCCGCTAGTTGCCATACGGCGTTGGTGAATGGCTATGTCATTGAGGGGCATGTTCCCGTTAATGCCATCCGCAAACTGCTCAATGAGAAGCCCGCGATTGTCGGCATCAGTGTGCCCGGAATGAAGATGAATTCACCGGGGATGGGAGAGACAAAGAAGGGAACGCTGACCGTTTACGCCGTCCCGAAAGATGGGAAAGAACCGTATGTGTTCTCAGTCGAATAA
- a CDS encoding DUF2231 domain-containing protein translates to MIEIIPNWHPVLVHFPIAFATAAVTFIAVGTIFKNRSWAMQCLTMGRWMLWAAAIFSCIAAVFGWLAYNSVEHDEAGHLAMTIHCNWALAALGALALLAAWDVWRGRSFTAPSPGFLVLLIAAWLLVVSAAWHGGEVVYRHGLGVMSLPAHEEHTH, encoded by the coding sequence ATGATTGAAATTATTCCAAATTGGCATCCGGTGTTGGTGCATTTCCCAATTGCCTTTGCCACGGCTGCGGTAACCTTTATTGCCGTAGGTACGATATTCAAAAATCGCTCATGGGCGATGCAGTGCCTGACGATGGGTCGCTGGATGTTGTGGGCAGCGGCCATTTTTTCCTGTATCGCAGCGGTGTTCGGCTGGCTAGCTTATAACAGTGTCGAACATGACGAAGCGGGACATCTGGCCATGACGATCCATTGTAACTGGGCACTTGCCGCTCTCGGTGCGCTGGCTTTGCTTGCCGCTTGGGATGTGTGGCGCGGTCGTTCTTTTACGGCACCCTCGCCAGGTTTTCTGGTTTTGCTGATCGCGGCGTGGTTGCTAGTGGTCAGCGCTGCCTGGCATGGTGGCGAGGTGGTCTATCGGCATGGCTTGGGTGTGATGTCCTTGCCTGCGCATGAGGAGCATACCCACTAA
- a CDS encoding efflux RND transporter permease subunit codes for MLNSIIDWSARNRFMVILATLFVTLAGIYAVLKTPLDALPDLSDVQVIVYTEYSGQAPQVVEDQVTYPLTTAMLAVPKSKVVRGFSFFGASFVYVIFEDGTDIYWARSRVLEYLNSIAGRLPKNVAPQLGPDATGVGWVYQYAVLSEKHNLAQLRTMQDWYLRYQLTKAHGVAEVASIGGFVQQYQVTVDPIKLRAYGIPLSKVSQIIRDSNRDVGGRVVEMAETEYMVRGRGYLRGKSDIENLVVKAERGTPVLLRDIARVELGPDERRGLTELNGEGEVVSGIVMARYGQNALEVIHNIKEKIAEIAPGLPEGVKIVSVYDRSDLIHRAIETLKGTLLEESLIVALVCMVFLMHARSALVAIVMLPVGVLISFIAMRVLGLNSNIMSLGGIAIAIGAMVDAAIVMIENAHKHLERVKEGESRTEAMIAACKEVGPALFFSLLIITVSFLPVFTLESQEGRMFSPLAFTKTFSMAGAALLSLTLVPVLMLLFIRGNIKPEAQNPLNRWLITGYRPLIAAVLKHKKMTIVVAALVLILSAYPATRLGSEFMPTLNEGTLLFMPASLPGMSVTKAAELLQTQNKIIKSFPEVMSVYGKAGRAQSATDPAPLEMFETVINLKPQEEWRPGMTIDKLIGEMNKALQFPGVANSWTMPIKARLDMLATGIRTPIGIKVFGKNLDEMERLAKEIEAVVRKVPGTTSAFAERLTGGFYLDIEPDRVALARYGIGVGDLQEVISTALGGEMVTTTVEGRERFGVTVRYPRELRSDPEQIAHEVLVPTMEGAQIPLGQLAKVSLSKGAPAIRTENALLSAYIFVDIRDRDIGSYVADARKAVAAQVKFPPGYYATWSGQFEYMERAAAKMKIVIPITLLIIFLLLYLNFKRVTESLVVMLSVPFALVGGVWLLWLLDYNLSVAVAVGFIALAGVAAETGVVMLIYLEQAWQDVQSRCSDEGRQPNAVDLHTAIMHGAVERVRPKMMTVVAIMAGLLPILWSSGTGSEVMRRIAAPMVGGMISSAILTLLVIPVIYALIKNREIR; via the coding sequence ATGCTAAATTCCATCATCGATTGGTCTGCTCGAAACCGTTTTATGGTTATTCTGGCAACCTTGTTTGTTACCTTGGCGGGCATTTATGCGGTACTCAAAACGCCACTGGATGCCCTGCCTGATTTATCCGATGTGCAGGTAATTGTTTACACTGAGTATTCCGGACAAGCTCCGCAGGTGGTTGAGGATCAGGTCACCTATCCGCTCACCACCGCGATGCTGGCGGTGCCGAAATCCAAGGTGGTGCGCGGCTTCTCGTTTTTTGGCGCATCGTTTGTATATGTGATTTTCGAGGATGGCACCGACATCTATTGGGCGCGCTCCCGGGTGTTGGAATATCTCAACAGCATCGCGGGACGGCTGCCTAAAAATGTCGCGCCGCAACTGGGGCCGGATGCAACCGGGGTGGGCTGGGTGTATCAGTACGCGGTGTTGAGCGAGAAGCATAATCTCGCTCAGCTGCGCACCATGCAAGACTGGTATTTACGCTACCAGCTTACCAAGGCACACGGTGTTGCGGAAGTCGCCTCCATCGGCGGTTTTGTACAGCAATATCAGGTGACTGTTGATCCCATTAAACTGCGCGCTTATGGTATTCCTTTGAGCAAAGTGTCACAGATTATCCGTGACTCGAACCGCGATGTTGGCGGGCGCGTGGTGGAGATGGCCGAGACCGAGTATATGGTGCGCGGGCGTGGCTATCTGCGCGGCAAGAGTGACATCGAGAATCTGGTCGTTAAAGCCGAGCGAGGCACCCCTGTGCTGCTGCGCGACATTGCCCGTGTCGAACTGGGGCCGGATGAACGGCGCGGACTGACTGAGTTAAACGGCGAGGGTGAAGTCGTATCAGGCATCGTCATGGCGCGCTATGGGCAAAACGCATTAGAAGTCATCCACAACATCAAGGAAAAGATCGCTGAAATCGCTCCCGGTTTGCCGGAAGGCGTAAAGATTGTTTCAGTATATGACCGTTCCGATTTGATCCATCGCGCCATTGAAACATTAAAAGGCACGCTGCTGGAAGAAAGTTTAATTGTCGCACTGGTGTGTATGGTGTTCTTGATGCATGCACGCAGTGCGTTGGTCGCCATCGTGATGCTGCCTGTTGGTGTTTTAATTTCTTTCATTGCGATGCGCGTGCTGGGGCTGAACTCCAACATCATGAGTTTGGGCGGGATTGCCATTGCCATCGGCGCGATGGTAGATGCGGCTATCGTGATGATCGAGAATGCACACAAACATCTGGAGCGGGTAAAAGAAGGTGAATCGCGCACAGAAGCGATGATTGCGGCGTGCAAGGAAGTCGGACCGGCACTGTTCTTTTCGCTGCTCATCATCACCGTATCGTTCTTGCCAGTATTTACGCTGGAATCGCAAGAAGGACGAATGTTTTCTCCGCTGGCTTTCACCAAAACCTTTTCCATGGCGGGCGCAGCGTTGCTCTCGCTCACACTGGTGCCGGTGCTGATGTTGCTATTCATACGCGGAAACATCAAACCAGAGGCGCAAAATCCGCTAAACCGTTGGTTAATCACGGGCTATCGTCCGCTTATTGCTGCGGTGCTGAAACACAAGAAAATGACCATCGTCGTTGCTGCACTGGTTTTGATATTGTCAGCCTATCCCGCTACCCGATTGGGTAGCGAGTTCATGCCAACGCTCAATGAGGGCACGTTGTTATTTATGCCCGCCTCCTTGCCCGGCATGTCGGTGACCAAGGCGGCGGAATTGTTGCAGACGCAGAACAAGATTATCAAGAGCTTTCCTGAAGTGATGTCCGTATATGGCAAAGCTGGGCGCGCGCAGTCTGCAACCGATCCTGCACCATTGGAGATGTTTGAGACGGTCATTAACTTAAAGCCGCAGGAGGAGTGGCGACCTGGAATGACGATCGACAAACTGATCGGCGAGATGAACAAAGCATTGCAATTTCCCGGTGTGGCAAATTCGTGGACGATGCCGATCAAGGCGCGTCTCGATATGCTGGCAACCGGTATTCGCACGCCGATAGGCATCAAGGTGTTTGGTAAAAATCTGGATGAAATGGAGCGGCTCGCCAAGGAAATTGAAGCTGTGGTTAGGAAGGTTCCGGGTACCACCAGTGCTTTTGCCGAACGATTAACGGGCGGTTTCTACCTTGATATTGAACCTGATCGCGTTGCCCTGGCACGTTACGGGATTGGCGTCGGTGATTTACAGGAAGTCATTTCTACCGCACTGGGTGGTGAGATGGTCACGACGACGGTAGAGGGGCGGGAACGTTTTGGCGTGACAGTACGTTACCCGCGCGAATTGCGTAGCGATCCAGAACAGATTGCCCACGAAGTGCTGGTGCCAACCATGGAGGGTGCTCAAATTCCGCTTGGACAGCTTGCCAAGGTCAGCCTGAGTAAAGGTGCGCCTGCTATCCGTACCGAGAATGCGCTGCTTTCCGCTTATATTTTTGTGGATATACGTGATCGTGACATTGGCTCTTACGTGGCCGATGCGCGCAAAGCAGTTGCAGCACAGGTGAAATTTCCGCCTGGCTACTATGCAACCTGGAGCGGGCAGTTCGAATACATGGAACGTGCTGCCGCGAAAATGAAGATCGTCATTCCCATCACGTTGCTGATCATCTTCCTGTTGCTGTATCTCAATTTTAAACGCGTCACCGAATCTTTGGTGGTGATGCTGTCCGTACCGTTTGCGCTGGTCGGCGGTGTGTGGCTACTGTGGTTGCTCGATTACAACTTGAGCGTCGCCGTGGCGGTTGGCTTTATCGCACTGGCGGGTGTGGCAGCGGAGACGGGGGTGGTGATGTTGATCTACCTGGAGCAGGCGTGGCAGGACGTTCAGTCACGTTGCTCTGATGAAGGCCGTCAACCGAACGCCGTCGATCTGCACACAGCCATCATGCACGGCGCTGTGGAACGGGTACGTCCCAAGATGATGACCGTGGTAGCGATCATGGCAGGGCTGTTGCCGATTTTGTGGAGCAGCGGCACGGGTTCGGAAGTGATGCGCCGCATCGCAGCGCCTATGGTGGGAGGCATGATTTCCTCAGCGATTTTGACGCTGCTGGTGATTCCGGTGATCTATGCGCTGATCAAGAACAGAGAAATCAGATAA
- a CDS encoding cation transporter — protein MVYGFSLYVVARSATMKARAALLKGIIMAAFGFFVLGQVIYRIAFPQLPVYEAIGAIGLLALAANGTCFFLLWRHRADDINMSSVWLCSRNDIIANISVLFAAVGVWLTHSGWPDILVGLALAALFLRSALHVLRESIRALRAIRTNSAIQPDNFN, from the coding sequence ATGGTGTACGGCTTCAGCCTCTACGTGGTCGCACGCAGCGCCACCATGAAAGCCAGAGCGGCACTGCTCAAAGGCATCATCATGGCGGCCTTTGGCTTCTTCGTCCTCGGGCAGGTGATCTACCGGATCGCGTTCCCGCAACTCCCTGTGTATGAGGCTATCGGGGCAATCGGCTTGCTGGCACTTGCCGCGAATGGCACATGTTTCTTTCTGCTCTGGCGACATCGTGCGGATGACATCAATATGAGTTCGGTTTGGTTGTGCTCGCGCAACGACATCATTGCGAATATCTCGGTATTGTTTGCTGCCGTGGGCGTGTGGCTCACCCATTCCGGCTGGCCTGACATCCTTGTTGGTCTGGCACTTGCCGCACTCTTTTTACGCTCGGCACTGCATGTATTGCGCGAGTCGATCCGGGCACTGCGTGCCATTCGCACCAATAGCGCGATACAGCCTGATAATTTCAATTAA
- a CDS encoding TolC family protein, with protein sequence MKNLISMLFGCASSFAAIAAEPPLGADLQGLLSYAREHNPALTAMRYEAEAASLRVQPAGALPDPVLRTELMDITNQGTNKPPSLLPSQVGGTRYLLMQSVPWFGKLDLQRGIAEAQVAGARGQTAIAWVDLSGKIKTAYAMHYYLSDSIRLTRATLDLTKRLEKIAQTRYANGLGTQQEVIRAQIEQTDLQTMLIELDNEQHHVHASLNNLLSRPANADLAEPLQLRPIPASARLTSLEDRLRAHNPQLQVADASVNEAQQSRDLTYKNRYPGFTLGVAPTQSGSVVKSWDLMVEFNLPLQQESRRSQEHEAEAKMAASAARQASLLNQVLSELSESVSGLETAQRTETLIATRFLPQAELSFQSALSGYETGKLDFATLLDAQRQILKARQQRIKAQYDAQLRLAEIERLIGEEL encoded by the coding sequence ATGAAAAATCTGATTTCAATGCTGTTTGGCTGCGCCTCAAGCTTTGCGGCAATAGCTGCAGAGCCACCTTTAGGTGCAGACTTACAGGGTTTATTGAGTTATGCGCGCGAACACAATCCGGCTCTGACTGCGATGCGATATGAGGCCGAGGCCGCCTCGCTGCGCGTGCAACCCGCCGGTGCATTGCCTGATCCGGTGCTGCGTACCGAGTTGATGGACATTACTAATCAAGGCACGAATAAACCGCCGAGCTTGTTGCCGTCACAGGTAGGCGGTACGCGTTATTTGCTGATGCAAAGCGTTCCGTGGTTCGGCAAGCTCGATTTACAGAGAGGAATAGCCGAAGCACAAGTTGCCGGGGCGCGCGGACAAACTGCCATTGCATGGGTGGATTTGAGCGGGAAAATAAAAACTGCCTATGCGATGCATTACTACCTGTCGGACAGTATCAGACTGACCCGTGCAACATTGGATTTAACTAAGCGCCTGGAAAAAATCGCGCAAACTCGCTATGCAAACGGGCTGGGTACACAGCAGGAAGTGATACGCGCGCAAATCGAACAAACTGATTTGCAAACTATGCTGATTGAATTGGACAATGAACAGCATCATGTGCATGCAAGCCTGAACAATCTACTGTCGCGTCCTGCCAATGCAGATCTGGCGGAGCCGCTGCAATTGCGTCCAATTCCCGCCTCAGCACGACTTACGTCGCTGGAAGATAGGCTGCGTGCGCACAATCCGCAGCTGCAAGTGGCTGATGCGAGCGTCAACGAAGCCCAGCAGAGCCGCGACCTGACCTATAAAAACCGTTATCCCGGATTTACTCTTGGCGTCGCCCCAACACAGAGCGGCAGTGTCGTGAAGAGCTGGGATCTGATGGTTGAATTCAATCTTCCGTTGCAACAGGAATCGCGCCGTTCTCAGGAGCATGAAGCGGAAGCGAAGATGGCCGCATCCGCTGCGCGTCAGGCATCTCTGCTCAATCAAGTGTTGTCGGAATTATCGGAAAGTGTATCCGGTCTTGAGACCGCGCAGCGTACCGAGACACTCATCGCTACGCGTTTTCTACCTCAAGCTGAGCTGAGTTTTCAATCTGCGCTGAGTGGGTATGAGACTGGCAAACTTGATTTTGCCACACTGCTCGATGCGCAGCGTCAAATACTGAAAGCGCGCCAACAACGCATCAAAGCGCAGTATGACGCGCAATTGCGCCTAGCTGAAATTGAACGCCTGATTGGAGAAGAGTTATGA
- the istB gene encoding IS21-like element helper ATPase IstB → MLIQQTITKLQNLHLIGMAKGFDDQLSSVAAMSLSFEERFGILIDQETTYRENQRLKRLLKTAKLKFNSCVEDIDYQHNRGLDKSQMASLVTCQWIEKGVNLIMTGLTGSGKTWLACAFGNQACRQGKTVLFQRLPLLLEELQISHADGSFRKRLAQLAKCDLLILDDFGMAALTIQGRSDLLEVIDSRVGGRSTIVTSQIPVENWYGYLSGGNPTVADAILDRIISGSLRIPLQGESMRKLRK, encoded by the coding sequence ATGCTTATTCAGCAGACTATTACCAAACTTCAAAATCTACACCTAATTGGCATGGCCAAGGGCTTTGATGATCAGTTATCGAGTGTGGCGGCCATGAGCCTCAGTTTTGAGGAACGCTTCGGAATTCTGATTGATCAGGAAACCACTTACCGTGAAAACCAGCGCCTAAAGCGCCTGCTGAAAACGGCCAAGCTCAAATTCAATTCCTGTGTCGAGGATATTGACTACCAACACAATCGCGGATTGGACAAGAGCCAAATGGCTTCGCTGGTGACTTGCCAGTGGATTGAGAAAGGTGTGAATCTGATCATGACCGGCCTGACAGGTTCGGGAAAAACATGGCTGGCGTGTGCTTTTGGCAATCAGGCATGTCGGCAGGGGAAAACGGTATTATTCCAGCGGCTTCCACTTCTCCTAGAGGAGTTGCAAATCAGCCATGCGGATGGCAGTTTCAGAAAGCGCTTGGCACAACTGGCGAAATGCGATCTGTTGATACTAGATGATTTCGGAATGGCAGCGCTAACTATTCAAGGGCGGAGTGACTTACTAGAGGTCATTGATAGTCGTGTGGGAGGGCGTTCAACCATCGTCACCAGCCAGATTCCCGTGGAAAATTGGTATGGCTACCTAAGTGGCGGAAATCCTACCGTTGCCGATGCAATCTTGGATCGAATAATCAGCGGATCATTGCGTATTCCGTTGCAAGGTGAGTCGATGCGGAAACTACGTAAGTAA
- a CDS encoding efflux RND transporter periplasmic adaptor subunit, whose translation MKKIIVLVSIIVVVSIISAGSYSLGKRFSGVTAPVTADAVKEERKILYYRNPMGLPDTSPVPKKDAMGMDYVPVYDGDAVQEEGGVNISVEKVQKLGVKSEAATLRGLNKTIHATGRIEIDERRTYTIAPKFEGWVEHLYVNSTGETVNRGQALFDVYSPELVSAQREYAIAAQGEAKLENADEETKAGMKQLADASLARLKNWDITPGEIKQLTTGKSRRSLTYYAPVSGIVLEKKAVQGMRFMPGETLYQIADLSQVWVLADINEQDIGQVTTGSDAQVSIGAYPDKLFKGKVAFVYPTLNSATRTVQVRVEIANPQGLLKPSMFANVTLPVGSNTRMLTVPTSAVIDSGMRQVVLVQLAQGRFAPRTVKLGSRSNDYVEILDGLVEGEQVVTSALFLIDAESNLKAALGGLGGHAAHGGATPVAEDHSAHATPAAPKKNPATIGHQAAGILNGINEDGSVSITHEPIKSLGWPGMTMDFALTNSSLAAGIKPGSKITFELVERKPDEWVITKLQALAPQQHEGH comes from the coding sequence ATGAAAAAAATCATAGTATTAGTGTCAATTATTGTCGTCGTTTCGATTATTTCGGCTGGCAGCTATAGCTTGGGAAAGCGCTTCTCCGGGGTGACAGCGCCGGTTACAGCCGATGCCGTAAAGGAGGAACGCAAGATTCTTTATTACCGCAATCCGATGGGTTTGCCGGATACCTCGCCGGTACCCAAAAAAGATGCGATGGGGATGGATTACGTACCGGTGTATGACGGTGATGCTGTTCAGGAGGAGGGGGGTGTCAATATTAGTGTTGAAAAAGTGCAAAAACTCGGCGTAAAAAGCGAAGCAGCCACGCTACGCGGTTTAAACAAAACCATTCATGCCACCGGACGCATTGAAATCGATGAACGCCGTACCTATACCATCGCACCGAAATTCGAGGGCTGGGTAGAACACCTTTATGTGAACAGCACCGGAGAGACTGTTAACCGTGGACAGGCGTTGTTTGATGTGTACAGCCCCGAACTGGTGTCGGCGCAGCGCGAATACGCGATTGCCGCACAAGGCGAAGCAAAACTTGAGAATGCAGATGAAGAAACTAAAGCGGGCATGAAGCAACTGGCTGATGCCAGTCTGGCACGCCTGAAAAACTGGGATATTACGCCGGGAGAAATAAAGCAATTAACCACTGGAAAATCCAGACGCAGCCTGACCTATTACGCGCCGGTATCGGGCATCGTACTGGAAAAGAAGGCCGTACAGGGCATGCGCTTCATGCCGGGAGAGACGTTGTATCAGATCGCCGACTTGTCTCAAGTGTGGGTGCTGGCAGACATCAACGAGCAGGATATCGGGCAGGTAACGACAGGTAGTGACGCACAGGTCAGTATCGGTGCATACCCGGATAAGTTGTTCAAGGGAAAAGTCGCCTTCGTCTATCCGACTTTGAATTCCGCGACGCGCACCGTGCAAGTACGCGTGGAGATTGCCAATCCACAAGGTTTGCTTAAGCCATCCATGTTTGCCAACGTGACGTTGCCCGTAGGCAGTAATACTCGGATGCTGACGGTGCCAACTTCGGCGGTGATAGACAGTGGCATGCGTCAGGTGGTGCTGGTGCAATTAGCACAAGGCCGCTTTGCGCCGCGCACTGTCAAATTGGGTAGCCGCAGCAACGATTATGTCGAGATACTGGATGGCCTTGTAGAGGGGGAGCAGGTAGTTACTTCGGCCTTGTTCCTGATCGATGCGGAAAGTAACCTCAAAGCGGCGTTGGGTGGTCTTGGTGGTCATGCAGCACATGGCGGGGCTACACCCGTCGCAGAAGATCACTCAGCGCATGCAACTCCTGCAGCGCCAAAGAAAAATCCTGCAACAATAGGTCATCAGGCAGCAGGCATCCTGAACGGCATCAATGAGGATGGTTCTGTGAGCATCACCCATGAGCCGATCAAATCACTGGGCTGGCCCGGCATGACCATGGACTTCGCTTTGACTAATTCCTCATTGGCCGCCGGTATCAAACCAGGTAGCAAGATCACCTTCGAACTCGTCGAGCGAAAACCCGATGAATGGGTGATTACCAAGTTGCAAGCGCTTGCGCCGCAGCAACACGAGGGACATTAA
- the istA gene encoding IS21 family transposase, which translates to MCNRRLNMRKIRQVLRLTFEMEQSKRAIASSIGISRDSVSDYLTRSAVAGLSWPLPSDMDDAELERRLFPSLPKDNTLRKSEPDWMKIHQELKQKGATLQGFHEEYLAEYPTGLSYSYFCQRHREFEKTLKRSMRQIHVAGDKVFVDYVGPTMKITDIATGEIQEAQIFVGVLGASCYIYADAVWSQSLPNWIDSHARMFEHFGGVPAVVVCDNLKSAVIRASKTDPTINSSYQDMADHYGTMIIPARPYKPKDKAHAENGVLIVERWILFRLRKRIFTNLADLNDAIRELLVDVNNRPFKKLPGCRRSVFEAIDQPALRPLALEKYTLAEFRRFCVDHDYHIDLGDRHLYSVPYTLIRKNVDVRVTATTVEILHGGRRIATHPRANGPGKTTDKEHMPSSHRYQQDWNEDKALGWALGIGPNTHSFLKLALSKLARREQSMRADSALKSMGNAFGEDRLESACARALAIGANHVSRVRSILEKNLDQQPISAPAVQEANFDHDNIRGPQYYH; encoded by the coding sequence ATGTGTAACAGGAGATTAAATATGAGGAAGATAAGGCAGGTGCTGCGACTCACCTTTGAGATGGAGCAGAGCAAACGCGCCATTGCCAGCAGTATAGGAATTTCCCGCGATTCCGTTTCGGATTACTTGACACGTTCAGCGGTAGCGGGTCTATCTTGGCCTCTGCCATCAGATATGGATGATGCCGAGTTGGAGCGACGCCTGTTCCCATCTCTGCCCAAGGATAATACTTTGCGCAAATCTGAACCCGACTGGATGAAAATCCATCAGGAATTGAAGCAAAAAGGCGCGACGCTCCAAGGATTTCATGAGGAATATCTAGCCGAGTATCCAACTGGACTATCTTACAGTTACTTTTGCCAGCGTCACCGGGAATTCGAAAAAACGCTGAAGCGTTCTATGCGCCAAATCCATGTGGCAGGCGACAAGGTTTTTGTGGACTACGTTGGTCCCACGATGAAAATAACCGATATTGCTACAGGTGAAATCCAAGAGGCCCAAATCTTCGTCGGCGTATTGGGGGCGTCATGCTACATTTATGCCGATGCAGTCTGGAGCCAGAGTCTACCCAATTGGATTGATTCCCATGCGCGCATGTTCGAGCACTTTGGTGGGGTGCCCGCCGTTGTTGTGTGTGATAACTTAAAGTCTGCCGTCATTCGGGCCAGCAAAACCGACCCCACCATTAATTCCAGCTACCAAGACATGGCTGATCATTACGGAACCATGATTATCCCCGCCAGGCCATACAAACCGAAGGATAAGGCTCATGCGGAGAATGGAGTTCTGATCGTTGAACGATGGATTCTCTTCCGGTTGCGCAAACGCATCTTTACTAATTTAGCTGATCTGAACGATGCCATTCGAGAACTTCTCGTTGATGTTAATAACCGCCCATTCAAGAAGCTACCTGGCTGCCGTCGCTCCGTTTTTGAGGCTATCGACCAGCCCGCTCTCCGCCCCTTGGCACTCGAAAAATATACATTAGCAGAATTCCGCCGATTTTGTGTCGATCACGACTATCACATTGATCTGGGCGACCGACACCTATACAGCGTGCCCTACACGCTAATTCGAAAGAACGTTGATGTCCGTGTGACAGCCACCACCGTCGAAATCCTTCATGGTGGCCGCCGCATTGCGACCCATCCACGCGCTAACGGGCCAGGAAAAACAACTGACAAGGAGCACATGCCTTCTTCCCATCGCTATCAGCAGGACTGGAATGAAGACAAAGCGTTGGGCTGGGCACTGGGTATCGGCCCCAATACGCATAGTTTTTTGAAGTTGGCTCTATCCAAGTTAGCTCGCCGGGAACAATCCATGCGTGCAGACAGTGCGCTGAAGTCCATGGGCAATGCGTTCGGCGAAGATCGACTTGAGTCGGCGTGTGCTCGGGCACTTGCCATCGGAGCGAATCATGTGAGTCGTGTGCGTAGCATTCTGGAGAAGAATCTTGATCAGCAGCCCATTTCTGCACCAGCTGTACAGGAAGCGAATTTCGACCACGACAACATTCGTGGCCCCCAATATTACCACTGA
- a CDS encoding DUF2946 family protein yields the protein MSSFVRKFIAVLLAIWLPLFSGGALAASVSMQIQNGSCHEAGMDTMQDMDEHQHAMSHDQSPNNDQDGTSCTACAVCHLACSGYLGVQAIKNLEVLQSAISVTPYLFSYHSITSTPVVPPPLA from the coding sequence ATGTCCAGTTTCGTCCGAAAATTTATCGCTGTGCTTTTAGCCATCTGGCTACCACTGTTTAGCGGTGGAGCGCTGGCGGCTAGCGTATCCATGCAAATACAGAATGGCTCGTGCCATGAAGCTGGCATGGATACGATGCAAGATATGGATGAACATCAACACGCGATGTCGCATGATCAGTCACCCAACAACGATCAGGACGGAACATCCTGCACCGCCTGTGCTGTCTGCCATCTGGCATGCAGCGGATATTTGGGTGTGCAGGCAATCAAGAACCTAGAAGTTCTGCAATCTGCCATTTCGGTCACGCCCTATTTATTCTCGTATCATTCCATCACCTCCACACCTGTCGTTCCTCCACCTCTCGCTTAG